The following proteins are encoded in a genomic region of Bernardetia sp. MNP-M8:
- a CDS encoding AarF/UbiB family protein, whose protein sequence is MFFQNTVKNINRLRQLIQVLLKYGFEDIVMNTPLQKLIPPKTTLTWTNNEDGESEALMVFSTRSERLRMVIEELGPTFVKLAQVLSNRPDFIPEDLIVEFKKLQNSVQSFDTTIAKEIIFIETGQTTDELFQFFDEVPIGAASIGQVHRARLHTGEDVVIKVQRPNVRAKVKTDLALLLEFVRLTESFFVSAGILNPLEIVTAFEKTMQKELDYMTEARHMEQFRKMYKEKRDEFHIPKPYLDISTSKVLVIEYVSGCKITDVAQLEAWGLDPKRIAERGMDIYLTQIFEYGLFHADPHPGNILIKPNGQIVLLDFGMVGKLMTHQKFAFAGVFINLAKQDARGMASNLRKLAIDSEIEDMRSFEYDLHELIEEFVVLDAAGDMGMADLTERLQKIIYNYKLEMPGVVFLILRALVILEGIGNTLHPEFQSLEYIRPYGVKILAEEYSVSNVNSELSYTLTEFGGLLYNFPSELRYILKKLRKGEFNFDIKIQADEPILRKAESISNRFTFTMLICALVLSATIALNANFPDYLKTDGGIPYLSLLGYGLAIYLAVLLFLLIVRSNIGGNK, encoded by the coding sequence ATGTTTTTTCAGAATACCGTCAAAAATATAAACCGTCTTAGACAATTAATTCAAGTTTTATTGAAATACGGTTTTGAGGATATTGTAATGAATACACCTCTTCAAAAACTGATTCCACCAAAAACTACACTTACTTGGACAAACAATGAAGATGGTGAAAGTGAAGCCTTGATGGTTTTTTCTACTCGTTCGGAACGCCTTCGAATGGTTATTGAAGAACTAGGTCCTACTTTTGTAAAATTAGCACAAGTATTGAGTAATCGTCCAGATTTTATTCCTGAAGATTTAATTGTTGAGTTTAAGAAATTACAAAATAGTGTTCAATCTTTTGACACTACAATTGCTAAAGAAATTATTTTCATAGAAACAGGACAAACGACTGATGAACTGTTCCAATTTTTTGATGAAGTGCCTATTGGTGCAGCTTCCATCGGACAGGTTCATCGTGCTAGATTACATACAGGAGAAGATGTTGTAATAAAAGTTCAGCGTCCGAATGTTCGTGCAAAAGTAAAAACTGATCTTGCTCTTTTGTTAGAGTTTGTACGACTTACAGAAAGTTTTTTTGTTTCGGCTGGTATCTTAAATCCATTAGAAATAGTAACTGCTTTTGAGAAAACCATGCAAAAAGAACTAGATTACATGACTGAAGCAAGGCACATGGAACAGTTCAGAAAAATGTATAAAGAAAAAAGAGACGAGTTTCATATTCCAAAGCCTTATTTAGATATTTCTACCTCAAAAGTATTAGTAATTGAATATGTAAGTGGTTGCAAAATTACAGATGTAGCACAACTTGAAGCGTGGGGACTTGACCCAAAACGTATTGCTGAGAGAGGAATGGATATTTATCTAACACAAATCTTTGAATACGGACTTTTTCATGCAGATCCACACCCTGGTAATATATTGATAAAACCCAATGGTCAGATAGTTTTATTAGATTTTGGGATGGTAGGAAAACTCATGACACATCAAAAATTTGCTTTTGCAGGTGTATTTATTAATCTAGCCAAACAAGATGCTCGGGGAATGGCTTCCAACCTTCGAAAACTTGCCATTGATAGTGAGATAGAAGACATGCGAAGTTTTGAATATGATTTACACGAATTGATAGAAGAGTTTGTTGTCTTAGATGCTGCTGGCGACATGGGAATGGCAGATTTGACAGAAAGATTACAAAAAATTATTTATAATTATAAATTAGAAATGCCAGGGGTTGTATTTTTGATTTTACGTGCTTTGGTTATTTTAGAAGGAATTGGAAATACGCTACATCCAGAGTTTCAGAGTTTGGAATATATTCGCCCTTATGGTGTAAAAATTTTGGCAGAAGAATATTCAGTTTCTAATGTCAATTCAGAGCTTTCTTATACATTAACCGAATTTGGAGGGCTTTTATACAATTTTCCTTCTGAGCTTCGCTATATTCTCAAAAAACTCCGAAAAGGAGAATTTAATTTTGATATAAAAATCCAAGCTGATGAGCCTATTCTTAGAAAAGCTGAATCGATTTCTAATCGTTTTACCTTTACCATGCTCATTTGTGCTTTAGTTCTTTCGGCTACAATTGCTCTAAATGCAAACTTTCCAGATTACCTCAAAACAGATGGAGGAATTCCTTATCTGAGTCTTTTGGGATATGGACTAGCTATTTATTTAGCTGTACTTTTGTTCTTATTGATTGTTCGAAGTAATATTGGAGGAAATAAGTAA